The following is a genomic window from Paenibacillus sp. FSL R5-0766.
CCGCCCTTCGGATTCGGGTCATTGCTCGGTACCTTAATGGTCGTTGACACTGCAAATGCAATGGTCTCTGACATCTGGAATAACATATCATCCAGGGACTTCTCTGCCTGTTTGAAGCGGATTACCGCCTCGAAATTTTCCAACTCCTGTTCCAGAGCCTTCACCTGGTCTTTTGCTGCATGATAATCCGGGTGAAAATGACCGAAACGCTGTGTTTCTTCAAACAATTCCTTCTTGGCATTCAGCTTCCGAATCCCCATCTGAATCTCAGGGGTAGTCTCGACTTGCTGCTTCCAATATAAATAATCCGATACTTCGGCAGATTGGTTAATCATGTCGCCCAGTTCATATGCGCCCGTTAACACTTGGGCCATATCGACCGTGTTCATTTCCGCTACGCTCATGAAATATTCATCCTATCTATATATAAAGTTCTACTTAACGTAGACTACCTCATCATAGCATATCCATGAATAGTTAAGAAGAGTTTTTCCTGCAATTAGAAATAGGGGGAACTCGAAAATTCGCCTTTCAACTTGATATTCACGTGAAATAGTCAGGTTATGACATCATCTGGCAGGATAAGACGCATTGTATCCCACTCTGACGGGGAGAATGTACGCCATTCCGTCTCTGATGTATTTTCACTTGAATCCAGCATGCACCAACCGCTTAAAGTCCATTGTTCATGACCCTCTACCTGATGTGGAATGAGGTATTGCGTACGATTTTCCTGTTGTATCCCCAGCTTGGTCTGCCATTCAATGGCTTTGGCAGCAATCTGTCGGGCGGTTGAACTATGATATCGACGCCACTCCTTGTACCAGGTCTCCGGTATCTCCTCAAATCCCAACAGAGAGAACTTCTTCTCAATGACAGAATGATCACGCTCCAACCCATGCAGAGATGCAGGGACATCAACCAGACCTTGATTATCGGGTGTGTAGAAAGAAGAATATACACCGCTCAACATATCTTTTTCTAATAACTTCGGATCATCTGCGG
Proteins encoded in this region:
- a CDS encoding YlbF family regulator, which translates into the protein MSVAEMNTVDMAQVLTGAYELGDMINQSAEVSDYLYWKQQVETTPEIQMGIRKLNAKKELFEETQRFGHFHPDYHAAKDQVKALEQELENFEAVIRFKQAEKSLDDMLFQMSETIAFAVSTTIKVPSNDPNPKGGCGSGGKCGCS